The Brachionichthys hirsutus isolate HB-005 chromosome 3, CSIRO-AGI_Bhir_v1, whole genome shotgun sequence genome has a window encoding:
- the seraf gene encoding von Willebrand factor D and EGF domain-containing protein — protein MRLGSAVFLASLLALCAAGSDPPRGVAVGFVFDPNAACEPPCEHAGICIRNNTCLCGSGYEGESCQHANCHPKCKNGGVCLRPGKCRCPAGFGGRYCHQVACDGGCWNGGGCVAVNGVAKCICPSSWTGSECQEAICPQGCRNGGICVAPGICSCPEGWLGGACHTAVCSRPCLNGGKCISPNKCRCRSPFSGPRCEERVKSH, from the exons ATGCGGCTCGGCTCAGCTGTGTTTTTGGCCTCCCTGCTGGCCCTCTGCGCCGCCGGTTCGGACCCGCCGCGGGGTGTCGCGGTCGGGTTCGTCTTTGACCCGAACGCGGCGTGCGAGCCTCCGTGCGAACACGCCGGAATCTGCATCCGCAACAACACCTGCCTCTGCGGGAGCGGCTACGAAGGAGAGAGCTGCCAGCACG CCAACTGTCACCCCAAATGTAAGAATGGAGGAGTGTGTCTTCGCCCGGGGAAGTGCAGATGTCCTGCTGGATTCGGAGGAAGATATTGTCACCAAG TGGCGTGTGACGGGGGATGCTGGAACGGAGGCGGATGCGTCGCCGTCAACGGGGTGGCCAAGTGCATCTGCCCCTCGAGCTGGACCGGCTCCGAATGCCAGGAGG CCATCTGTCCCCAAGGCTGTAGGAATGGGGGGATCTGCGTGGCGCCGGGAATCTGCAGCTGCCCGGAGGGGTGGCTGGGCGGAGCCTGTCATACAG CTGTGTGCAGTCGGCCCTGTTTGAACGGAGGGAAGTGCATTTCTCCCAACAAATGCCGCTGTCGCTCGCCGTTCTCCGGCCCTCGCTGTGAGGAGAGGGTCAAGTCCCACTAG